A single region of the Microcella sp. genome encodes:
- a CDS encoding branched-chain amino acid ABC transporter permease — MDWILLISNAAQEIISPTTAAYALAALGLAIHFGFTGLLNFGQAGFMALGAYGFAIATLTFGWPVWAAILTGVVASIVFALILGIPTLRLRADYLAIVTIAAAEIVRLLFTTNTFVSVTGSANGLQGYKGGFAALNPIPPGTYGFGPWVYNEYDWWVRIFGWGLVALAAFITWRLFKSPWGRVIKGIREDEDAVRALGKNVYFYKMQSLVIGGVFGSLAGMIFILPRAVVPSNYQTSLTFFIYAILLLGGAATVFGPIIGSVIFWVLLSFFSGFIARAVEVGWLPFLTTVQAGQLRFILVGLAIMLIVIYRPQGIFGNKKELAFVK; from the coding sequence ATCGACTGGATTCTTCTCATCTCCAACGCCGCACAGGAGATCATCTCTCCGACCACGGCCGCCTATGCCCTCGCCGCTCTGGGTCTGGCGATCCACTTCGGGTTCACCGGCCTGCTGAACTTCGGGCAGGCGGGCTTCATGGCGCTGGGCGCCTACGGCTTCGCGATCGCGACGCTGACGTTCGGATGGCCGGTCTGGGCCGCGATCTTGACCGGTGTCGTGGCATCCATCGTCTTCGCCCTCATTCTGGGCATACCGACGCTGCGGCTACGGGCCGACTATCTCGCGATCGTGACGATCGCGGCGGCCGAGATCGTGCGATTGCTGTTCACGACGAACACCTTCGTCTCGGTCACCGGCTCGGCGAACGGTCTGCAGGGCTACAAGGGCGGCTTCGCCGCGCTGAACCCGATTCCGCCTGGCACCTACGGCTTCGGCCCGTGGGTCTACAACGAGTACGACTGGTGGGTGCGCATCTTCGGCTGGGGCCTGGTGGCGCTCGCCGCGTTCATCACGTGGAGACTGTTCAAGAGCCCTTGGGGCCGCGTCATCAAGGGCATCCGCGAAGACGAGGATGCCGTGCGCGCGCTCGGCAAGAACGTCTACTTCTACAAGATGCAGTCGCTGGTGATCGGCGGCGTCTTCGGTTCGCTCGCCGGCATGATCTTCATCTTGCCTCGTGCAGTCGTTCCGTCGAACTACCAGACCTCGCTGACGTTCTTCATCTACGCGATCCTGCTGCTCGGCGGTGCGGCGACGGTGTTCGGCCCGATCATCGGCTCGGTCATCTTCTGGGTGCTGCTGTCGTTCTTCTCGGGCTTCATCGCTCGCGCGGTCGAGGTGGGCTGGCTGCCGTTCTTGACGACCGTGCAGGCGGGTCAGCTGCGCTTCATCCTGGTCGGTCTCGCGATCATGCTGATAGTCATATATAGACCGCAAGGTATCTTCGGCAACAAGAAGGAGCTGGCCTTTGTCAAGTAG
- a CDS encoding branched-chain amino acid ABC transporter permease, with translation MLFAAVVAALTMGAAAPAAAQDVGDEEEAVVVVEYQYRISGIVRLADEPLGGVQLVVEGGGFRVEAVSADDGRWVVGVPERGEYTVTLNEETLPEGIAVIDDNLEQPNVRTITVGQSGSAVANFFIGQGERNTTSLFDQVIERVFNGLNFGLLLALAAIGLSLVFGTTGLSNFAHAELVTFGGLMALLFGTIMGIPIWVAIPMALVLSAALGYLNDAALWKPLRRRGVGLIPMMIVSIGLSLAVRYVYQIFVGGDTQQLPRATDTTLSLGFYGLSWIDIGSMALSVVVLLAVAYFLLRTRIGKATRAVSDNPALAAASGIDVDRVIRIVWVMAGALAGLSGILWAYFRPGVSWDMGFQILLLTFAAVTLGGLGTAFGALVGALIVGMFVELSTLIIPSDMKYVGALLILILVLLVRPQGILGRKERIG, from the coding sequence GTGCTCTTCGCCGCTGTCGTGGCCGCACTCACCATGGGCGCCGCCGCTCCGGCGGCCGCGCAAGATGTCGGAGACGAAGAAGAAGCCGTCGTCGTCGTCGAGTACCAGTACCGCATCAGCGGCATCGTGCGGCTCGCCGACGAACCGCTCGGCGGAGTGCAGCTCGTCGTCGAGGGCGGCGGGTTCAGGGTCGAAGCCGTGTCGGCTGACGATGGCCGCTGGGTCGTCGGGGTTCCTGAGCGGGGCGAGTACACCGTCACGCTCAACGAAGAGACGCTGCCCGAGGGCATCGCGGTCATCGACGACAACCTCGAGCAGCCGAACGTGCGCACCATCACCGTCGGGCAGTCGGGCAGTGCCGTGGCCAACTTCTTCATCGGCCAGGGCGAGCGCAACACGACGAGCCTGTTCGACCAGGTCATCGAGCGAGTCTTCAACGGGTTGAACTTCGGCCTGCTGCTGGCGCTCGCCGCCATCGGCCTCTCGCTCGTGTTCGGCACGACGGGCCTGAGCAACTTCGCCCACGCCGAACTGGTCACGTTCGGCGGCCTCATGGCGCTGCTCTTCGGCACCATCATGGGCATTCCGATCTGGGTGGCGATTCCGATGGCGCTCGTGCTCAGTGCCGCTCTCGGCTATCTCAACGATGCCGCGCTGTGGAAGCCTCTGCGCCGCAGGGGCGTGGGCCTCATCCCCATGATGATCGTCTCGATCGGCCTCTCGCTCGCCGTGCGGTACGTCTACCAGATCTTCGTCGGCGGCGACACTCAGCAGTTGCCGCGGGCCACCGACACGACCCTGTCGCTCGGCTTCTACGGCCTGTCGTGGATCGACATCGGCAGCATGGCGCTGAGCGTCGTGGTCTTGCTCGCCGTCGCCTACTTCTTGCTGCGCACGCGCATCGGCAAGGCGACGCGCGCGGTGAGCGACAACCCCGCTCTCGCCGCGGCGAGCGGCATCGACGTCGACCGGGTGATCCGCATCGTCTGGGTCATGGCGGGCGCGCTCGCGGGCCTCTCGGGCATCCTCTGGGCCTACTTCAGGCCCGGGGTGAGCTGGGACATGGGCTTCCAGATCTTGCTGCTGACCTTCGCGGCGGTCACGCTCGGTGGGCTCGGCACCGCGTTCGGCGCCCTGGTCGGTGCCCTCATCGTCGGAATGTTCGTCGAGCTGTCGACGCTCATCATCCCCTCAGACATGAAGTACGTCGGGGCGCTGTTGATCCTCATCCTGGTGCTGCTCGTGCGGCCTCAGGGCATCCTCGGACGCAAAGAACGAATCGGCTAG
- the guaB gene encoding IMP dehydrogenase: MDQPDPFGFVGLTYDDVMLLPAHTDVIPSEADTTSQLTRRIRVHAPLISAAMDTVTEARMAIAMARQGGLGILHRNLSIEDQAQQVDKVKRSESGMITNPVTTTPDATVAEVDALCAQFRVSGLPVVEGDGLLVGIITNRDMRFVSRFEADSTLVRDVMTPTPLITGPVGISQDDVLAIFAQHKIEKLPLVDDSGRLHGLITVKDFDKSEQYPNATKDAEGRLRVGAAIGFFGDAWDRAGQLRDAGIDVIVVDTANGDSRGVLEIIARLKADPAFAHIDVIGGNVATRSGAQALIDAGADAVKVGVGPGSICTTRVVAGVGVPQVTAVYEASLAARPAGVPVIADGGLQYSGDIAKALVAGADTVMLGSLLAGTDESPGDLIFVNGKQFKSYRGMGSLGALQTRGKKTSYSRDRYFQADVPSDEQLIAEGIEGQVPYRGPVGSVVYQLLGGLRQSMFYTGGRTIDELKQRGKFVRITAAGLKESHPHDIQMVVEAPNYRR, encoded by the coding sequence ATGGACCAGCCAGACCCGTTCGGCTTCGTCGGACTCACCTACGACGACGTGATGCTGCTGCCCGCGCATACCGACGTGATTCCGAGCGAGGCCGACACCACCTCGCAGCTCACTCGTCGCATCCGCGTGCACGCTCCGCTGATCTCTGCCGCGATGGACACCGTGACCGAAGCACGCATGGCCATCGCCATGGCGCGTCAAGGCGGGCTGGGCATCCTGCATCGCAATCTGTCGATCGAAGACCAGGCGCAGCAGGTCGACAAGGTGAAGCGGTCAGAGTCGGGAATGATCACGAATCCGGTGACCACCACCCCCGATGCGACCGTCGCCGAAGTGGATGCTCTCTGCGCGCAATTCCGCGTGTCTGGCCTGCCCGTGGTCGAAGGAGACGGCCTGCTCGTCGGCATCATCACCAACCGTGACATGCGATTCGTCTCGCGGTTCGAAGCCGACTCGACCCTCGTGCGCGATGTCATGACTCCGACCCCGCTCATCACCGGGCCCGTGGGCATCAGCCAAGACGACGTGCTCGCCATCTTCGCGCAGCACAAGATCGAGAAGCTGCCCCTCGTCGACGACTCGGGGCGCCTGCACGGGCTCATCACCGTCAAAGACTTCGACAAGAGCGAGCAGTATCCCAACGCGACGAAAGACGCTGAGGGCCGGCTGCGAGTCGGCGCCGCGATCGGGTTCTTCGGTGACGCGTGGGATCGCGCCGGTCAGCTGCGCGACGCGGGCATCGACGTCATCGTCGTCGACACGGCCAACGGCGACAGCCGGGGCGTGCTCGAGATCATCGCGCGGCTCAAGGCAGACCCTGCCTTCGCGCACATCGATGTCATCGGCGGCAATGTCGCCACTCGCTCGGGCGCCCAGGCGCTCATCGATGCAGGTGCAGACGCCGTCAAGGTCGGGGTCGGGCCCGGCTCGATCTGCACGACCCGCGTCGTCGCCGGCGTCGGAGTGCCGCAGGTCACCGCCGTCTACGAAGCATCACTCGCGGCACGCCCTGCGGGGGTGCCGGTCATCGCCGACGGAGGGCTGCAGTACTCGGGCGACATCGCCAAGGCGCTCGTCGCCGGCGCCGACACCGTCATGCTCGGGTCGTTGCTCGCCGGCACTGACGAGAGCCCCGGAGACTTGATCTTCGTCAACGGCAAGCAGTTCAAGTCATACCGGGGCATGGGCTCGCTCGGAGCCCTGCAGACCCGCGGCAAGAAGACCTCATACTCGCGCGACCGCTACTTTCAGGCCGACGTGCCGAGCGACGAGCAGCTCATCGCCGAGGGCATCGAGGGCCAGGTGCCTTACCGCGGGCCGGTCGGCTCGGTCGTGTACCAGCTGCTCGGGGGCCTGCGGCAGTCGATGTTCTACACCGGAGGCCGCACGATCGACGAGCTCAAGCAGCGCGGCAAGTTCGTGCGCATCACGGCGGCGGGGCTCAAAGAGTCGCACCCCCACGACATCCAGATGGTCGTCGAGGCGCCCAACTACCGCCGGTAG
- a CDS encoding Gfo/Idh/MocA family oxidoreductase, whose amino-acid sequence MAGSALSIERPGTRGVAPLRVAVVGTGGWGAQHARVITERTDTELVAVVGRDTERTRDRATAYGTRGYTSIAGMLEAEHPDLVTVCLPNEEHFAPTLELLRARVPLLVEKPLVFDLDEADALLDAAGDTFFAINFNHRFAEPVLRARAALQAGELGEIVFATWRFGGEANRGPSPHANLIETQCHGFDMLEHLCGPIASVAAQMTSMTYGAYSTVAIALEFASGAVGTMLGSYDSSYAYPDTQRVELNGTAGRAVIHDTVRALTVQSVGDETERVWRPGYFDDEARSFERTFDRHLDAVLTALRAGSPPPVPASAGRRALELAHAVIRSHESGARVPTPSATP is encoded by the coding sequence ATGGCGGGCAGCGCACTCAGCATCGAGCGACCGGGCACCCGCGGCGTCGCCCCGCTGCGCGTCGCCGTCGTCGGCACCGGGGGCTGGGGCGCTCAGCACGCTCGCGTCATCACCGAGCGCACCGACACCGAGCTCGTGGCGGTGGTCGGTCGCGATACCGAGCGCACCCGCGACCGCGCTACGGCCTACGGCACGCGGGGCTACACCTCGATCGCGGGGATGCTCGAGGCAGAGCATCCCGACCTCGTCACCGTCTGCCTGCCCAACGAAGAGCACTTCGCCCCCACGCTCGAGCTGCTGCGCGCGCGCGTGCCGCTGCTCGTCGAGAAGCCGCTCGTGTTCGACCTCGACGAGGCAGACGCGCTGCTCGACGCCGCCGGCGACACGTTCTTCGCCATCAACTTCAACCACCGCTTCGCCGAGCCCGTGCTGCGCGCGCGGGCGGCTCTGCAGGCCGGAGAGCTCGGCGAAATCGTGTTCGCCACTTGGCGCTTCGGCGGCGAGGCCAACCGCGGACCCTCGCCGCACGCCAACCTCATCGAGACACAGTGCCACGGCTTCGACATGCTCGAGCACCTGTGCGGGCCCATCGCTTCGGTCGCCGCGCAGATGACCTCGATGACCTACGGCGCGTACAGCACAGTGGCGATCGCCCTTGAGTTCGCCTCGGGAGCCGTCGGCACCATGCTCGGCTCGTACGACTCGTCGTACGCCTACCCCGACACCCAGCGCGTCGAGCTCAACGGCACTGCGGGCCGCGCGGTCATCCACGACACCGTGCGAGCGCTGACCGTGCAGTCGGTCGGCGACGAGACCGAGCGCGTGTGGCGGCCCGGCTACTTCGACGACGAGGCCCGGTCATTCGAGCGCACCTTCGACCGGCATCTGGATGCTGTGCTCACGGCGTTGCGGGCCGGCTCACCGCCGCCCGTTCCGGCGTCGGCGGGTCGCCGGGCGCTTGAGCTCGCCCATGCGGTGATCCGCTCGCACGAGTCGGGCGCCCGGGTGCCGACGCCCTCCGCGACCCCCTAG
- a CDS encoding GuaB3 family IMP dehydrogenase-related protein: protein MEIEIGRAKRARRAYSFDDIAVVPSRRTRDPEVVSLNWSIDALTFSIPVIAAPMDSVVSPATAIEIGRLGGLGVLDLEGLWTRYEDADAQLERICELDDAGATAEMQRIYSEPIKPELISARLAEIRAAGVPVAGALSPQRTHEHHQAVLDAGVDLFVIRGTTVSAEHVSQSVEPLNLKKFIYELDVPVIVGGAATYTAALHLMRTGAAGVLVGFGGGAASTTRLSLGIHAPMATAVSDVAAARRDYLDESGGRYVHVIADGGLGTSGDIVKAVAMGADAVMLGTTLARATDAPGKGCHWGAEAHHPELPRGRRVKVGQLAPLEQVLFGPSETADGQVNLMGALRRSMATTGYSDLKEFQRVDVVVAPYPAG, encoded by the coding sequence ATGGAGATCGAGATCGGCCGCGCCAAGCGGGCACGCAGGGCGTACTCGTTCGACGACATCGCGGTGGTGCCCAGCCGCCGCACGCGCGACCCCGAGGTCGTGTCGCTCAACTGGAGCATCGATGCGCTGACGTTCAGCATCCCGGTCATCGCCGCCCCCATGGATTCTGTCGTGAGCCCCGCGACGGCGATCGAGATCGGTCGCCTCGGCGGGCTTGGAGTGCTCGATCTCGAGGGGCTCTGGACTCGGTATGAGGATGCTGATGCCCAGCTCGAGCGCATCTGCGAGCTCGACGACGCTGGTGCGACGGCCGAGATGCAGCGCATCTACTCCGAACCGATCAAGCCCGAGCTCATCAGCGCGCGACTCGCCGAGATCCGCGCCGCCGGCGTGCCTGTGGCGGGGGCCTTGAGCCCCCAGCGCACGCATGAGCACCACCAGGCGGTGCTCGATGCGGGCGTCGACCTCTTCGTCATCCGCGGCACGACGGTGAGCGCCGAGCACGTCAGTCAGAGCGTCGAGCCCCTCAACTTGAAGAAGTTCATCTACGAGCTCGATGTGCCCGTGATCGTCGGCGGTGCCGCGACCTACACCGCGGCGCTGCACCTCATGCGCACGGGGGCGGCCGGGGTGCTCGTCGGCTTCGGCGGCGGGGCTGCGAGCACGACGCGGTTGAGCCTGGGCATCCACGCGCCGATGGCGACGGCGGTGAGCGATGTCGCCGCCGCCCGTCGCGACTACCTCGACGAGTCGGGCGGTCGCTATGTGCACGTGATCGCCGACGGCGGTCTCGGCACGAGCGGCGACATCGTCAAGGCTGTGGCGATGGGTGCCGACGCGGTCATGCTGGGCACGACGCTGGCGCGGGCGACGGATGCCCCGGGCAAGGGCTGCCACTGGGGGGCCGAGGCGCACCACCCCGAGCTGCCGCGCGGCCGCAGGGTGAAGGTGGGCCAGTTGGCGCCGCTCGAGCAGGTGCTGTTCGGCCCGAGCGAGACGGCCGACGGTCAGGTCAATCTCATGGGCGCTCTGCGACGATCGATGGCGACGACCGGGTATTCCGATCTCAAAGAGTTTCAGCGGGTCGACGTGGTCGTCGCCCCGTACCCCGCCGGCTGA
- a CDS encoding glycerol-3-phosphate dehydrogenase/oxidase, which translates to MARTVTRSSKLGPAERAAAIERLKSKELDVLVVGGGIVGTGAALDAVTRGLSTGMLEQRDWGSGTSSRSSKLVHGGIRYLEQLDFRLVREALLERGLLLQRLAPHLVKPVRFLYPLTKPLIERAYIGAGMALYDVFSYTGGRPPGVPHHRHLSKRQVLKAAPSLADDAFTGGLTYYDAQVDDARYVSTLARTASFYGAHVASRVRVEGFLKVGERVVGVKAHDLETGEHFEVKARQVVNATGVWTDDTQAMVGERGQFKVRASKGIHLVVPRDRFQSTVGLLLRTEKSVLFVIPWGRHWLIGTTDTDWDLDKAHPAATAADIDYVLSKVNEVLRVKLTREDVEGVFAGLRPLLSGESDETSKLSREHIVAHTVPGLVVVAGGKWTTYRIMAKDAIDEAAAALDGTIAPCVTEHISLLGAEGYQAAWNKRRKIARAFGVHTVRIEHLLNRFGVLTDELLDLIVARPELQEPLPGADDYIGAEVVYAATHEGALHIEDVLARRTRISIEAWDRGVAAAPVVAELMAAELGWDAERTQWEIDHYLRRVAAELASQEQPDDVSADRVRLEAPDIVASTRA; encoded by the coding sequence ATGGCTCGCACGGTCACCCGCTCGTCGAAGCTCGGCCCGGCCGAACGAGCCGCGGCTATCGAACGCCTCAAGTCGAAAGAGCTCGACGTGCTCGTGGTGGGCGGTGGCATTGTCGGCACCGGCGCCGCTCTCGATGCGGTGACGCGCGGGCTGAGCACCGGCATGCTCGAGCAGCGAGACTGGGGCAGCGGCACGTCGAGCCGGTCGTCGAAGCTCGTGCACGGCGGAATCCGCTATCTCGAGCAGCTCGACTTCAGGCTCGTGCGCGAGGCTCTGCTCGAACGCGGTCTGCTGCTGCAGCGTCTTGCGCCGCACCTCGTGAAGCCGGTGAGGTTTCTCTACCCGCTCACCAAGCCCCTCATCGAGCGGGCGTACATCGGCGCCGGCATGGCGCTCTACGACGTGTTCAGCTACACGGGCGGTCGGCCGCCCGGGGTTCCGCACCACCGGCATCTGTCGAAGCGGCAGGTGCTCAAGGCGGCTCCCAGCCTCGCCGATGACGCATTCACGGGCGGGCTCACCTACTACGACGCGCAGGTCGATGACGCCCGCTACGTCTCGACGCTTGCGCGCACGGCCTCGTTCTACGGTGCGCACGTGGCGAGCCGCGTGCGGGTCGAGGGCTTTCTCAAGGTGGGCGAGCGTGTGGTCGGCGTGAAGGCACACGATCTCGAGACGGGCGAGCACTTCGAGGTGAAGGCTCGCCAGGTGGTCAACGCGACGGGCGTCTGGACCGACGACACGCAGGCGATGGTGGGCGAGCGCGGTCAGTTCAAGGTGCGGGCCTCGAAGGGCATTCACCTGGTGGTGCCGCGCGATCGCTTCCAGTCGACGGTCGGGCTGCTGCTGCGCACTGAGAAGAGCGTGCTGTTCGTGATTCCGTGGGGCCGTCACTGGCTCATCGGCACGACCGACACCGACTGGGATCTCGACAAGGCGCACCCCGCCGCGACGGCTGCCGACATTGACTACGTGCTGTCGAAGGTCAACGAGGTCTTGCGCGTGAAGCTCACGAGAGAAGATGTCGAGGGCGTGTTCGCGGGGCTTCGCCCACTGCTGTCTGGCGAGTCTGACGAGACGTCGAAGCTGAGCCGCGAGCACATCGTGGCCCACACGGTGCCCGGCCTCGTGGTCGTGGCGGGCGGCAAGTGGACGACGTATCGCATCATGGCGAAAGACGCCATCGATGAGGCGGCCGCTGCCCTCGATGGCACGATCGCCCCGTGCGTCACCGAGCACATCTCGCTGCTCGGCGCCGAGGGCTATCAGGCCGCCTGGAACAAGCGCCGCAAGATCGCCCGCGCGTTCGGCGTGCACACCGTGCGCATCGAGCACTTGCTCAATCGCTTCGGCGTCTTGACCGATGAGCTGCTCGACCTCATCGTGGCGCGCCCTGAGCTGCAGGAGCCGCTGCCGGGGGCCGACGACTACATCGGCGCCGAAGTGGTCTATGCGGCCACGCACGAGGGTGCGCTGCACATCGAGGATGTGCTCGCGCGCCGCACGCGCATCTCGATCGAGGCCTGGGATCGCGGTGTCGCTGCCGCCCCGGTGGTCGCCGAGCTGATGGCGGCCGAATTGGGGTGGGATGCTGAGCGCACGCAGTGGGAGATCGACCACTATCTGCGTCGCGTCGCCGCCGAGCTCGCGAGCCAAGAGCAGCCCGATGACGTGAGTGCTGATCGGGTGCGCCTGGAGGCGCCCGACATCGTCGCGTCCACCCGCGCGTGA
- a CDS encoding SURF1 family protein, which yields MSFWAIARRPRWIVALLLALGVAAAFAALGQWQLERSLETAVVDERDTETPVPLSTLAEPQQVMTSEASGRIVTVEGAWVDGDEVIVTGRLSGAGGAGAGASGSEGAPGDWVVRHFVADDGASLAVVVGFVQPGAGIPTLPTGEQSITGRYVPSESPQLSDFESGERSMISVAELINLWAGVDTVYSGYLVLDTAPAGLETVAAPAPELGVEVNLLNLFYAIEWVIFGGFAVYLWWRLVRDEQEKLAAVD from the coding sequence GTGAGCTTCTGGGCGATCGCCCGCCGACCGCGCTGGATCGTGGCACTGCTCTTGGCGCTCGGGGTGGCTGCGGCATTCGCGGCACTCGGCCAGTGGCAGCTCGAGCGGTCGCTCGAGACCGCGGTCGTCGACGAACGAGACACCGAGACCCCCGTGCCGCTCTCGACCCTCGCCGAACCGCAGCAGGTCATGACGAGCGAGGCGAGCGGGCGCATCGTCACCGTCGAGGGGGCGTGGGTCGACGGCGACGAGGTCATCGTCACCGGGCGGCTCAGCGGCGCGGGGGGCGCGGGTGCGGGGGCATCCGGCTCTGAGGGGGCGCCGGGAGACTGGGTGGTGCGGCACTTCGTCGCCGACGACGGCGCGAGCCTCGCGGTCGTGGTGGGGTTCGTGCAGCCGGGGGCGGGCATCCCGACTCTGCCGACGGGTGAGCAATCGATCACGGGTCGATATGTTCCCAGCGAGTCTCCGCAGCTGAGCGACTTCGAGAGCGGCGAGCGCTCGATGATCTCGGTCGCCGAGCTCATCAACCTGTGGGCCGGCGTCGACACGGTGTATTCGGGGTATCTCGTGCTCGACACGGCCCCAGCAGGGCTCGAGACTGTGGCGGCTCCTGCACCAGAGCTCGGCGTCGAGGTGAACCTGCTCAACCTGTTCTACGCGATCGAGTGGGTCATCTTCGGAGGCTTCGCCGTGTACCTCTGGTGGCGCCTGGTGCGCGACGAGCAAGAGAAGCTCGCCGCCGTAGACTGA
- a CDS encoding DUF3817 domain-containing protein, whose product MVIGPQPRDVPLIRRTLSVFKVSSIVTGIFLLGLVVMMVTRYGFGRDIELGGESGFLALTPIDTLTGVNVSILLLTIHGWLYVLYLACDFVLWRVAYQGAVPWAFLRFLWIAMGGIVPFLSFYFERQVPREVEAIIASMQAARETESAETTA is encoded by the coding sequence ATGGTGATCGGCCCGCAGCCTCGAGACGTTCCCCTCATCAGACGAACCCTGAGCGTCTTCAAGGTGTCGTCGATCGTGACGGGCATCTTCTTGCTCGGGCTCGTCGTCATGATGGTGACCCGCTACGGCTTCGGGCGAGACATCGAGCTCGGCGGTGAGAGCGGATTCCTGGCGCTCACGCCGATCGACACACTCACCGGCGTCAACGTCTCGATTCTGCTGCTGACGATTCACGGCTGGCTCTACGTGCTCTACCTGGCGTGCGACTTCGTGCTCTGGCGGGTGGCCTACCAGGGGGCCGTGCCGTGGGCCTTTCTGCGCTTTCTCTGGATCGCCATGGGCGGCATCGTTCCCTTCCTGTCGTTCTACTTCGAGCGCCAGGTGCCGCGAGAGGTCGAAGCGATCATCGCGAGCATGCAGGCGGCCCGCGAGACCGAGAGCGCCGAGACCACCGCATGA
- the guaA gene encoding glutamine-hydrolyzing GMP synthase, with amino-acid sequence MSDTAHRPVLVVDFGAQYAQLIARRVREASVYSEIVPHTITAAEVAALNPAAIVLSGGPSSVYEPGSPSLDAGILQLGVPVMGICYGFQVMAQQLGGEVAKTGRREYGATTMTVHGDGGALLEGQPASQTTWMSHGDSVARAPEGFAVLASTPDTPVAAFASDEKRLYGVQWHPEVKHSEFGQRVLENFLHKAAGIAADWNSGNVIAEQVDRIRGQVGSARVICGLSGGVDSAVAAAIVHEAVGDQLVCVFVDHGLLRADERRQVEEDYVAATGIRLVTVDARQQFLDALTGVTEPETKRKIIGREFIRTFENAAEALVLEAQGDGEAVKFLVQGTLYPDVVESGGGTGTANIKSHHNVGGLPDDLEFELVEPLRTLFKDEVRAIGRELGLPEAIVSRQPFPGPGLGIRIIGEVTHERLELLREADAIVRAELTAAGLDAEIWQCPVVLLADVRSVGVQGDGRTYGHPIVLRPVSSEDAMTADWTRVPYDVLARISNRITNEVTGVNRVVLDVTSKPPGTIEWE; translated from the coding sequence ATGAGCGACACCGCGCACCGCCCCGTTCTGGTCGTCGACTTCGGGGCGCAGTACGCCCAGCTGATCGCGCGCCGCGTGCGCGAGGCGAGCGTCTACAGCGAGATCGTGCCGCACACGATCACGGCGGCCGAGGTGGCCGCGCTGAACCCTGCAGCCATCGTGCTGAGCGGCGGCCCGTCGAGCGTCTACGAGCCGGGCTCACCGAGCCTCGACGCGGGCATCCTGCAGCTCGGGGTACCGGTCATGGGCATCTGCTACGGCTTTCAGGTCATGGCCCAGCAGCTCGGCGGCGAGGTGGCGAAGACGGGTCGCCGCGAGTACGGCGCGACCACGATGACGGTGCACGGCGACGGCGGGGCGCTGCTCGAGGGGCAGCCCGCGTCGCAGACCACGTGGATGAGTCATGGCGACTCGGTGGCGCGTGCGCCCGAGGGGTTCGCCGTGCTCGCGTCGACCCCAGACACTCCCGTGGCGGCGTTCGCGAGCGACGAGAAGCGGCTCTACGGCGTGCAGTGGCACCCCGAGGTCAAGCACTCAGAGTTCGGGCAGCGCGTGCTCGAGAACTTCTTGCACAAGGCTGCGGGCATCGCCGCCGACTGGAACAGCGGCAACGTCATCGCCGAGCAGGTCGACCGCATTCGCGGGCAGGTGGGCTCGGCGCGCGTGATCTGCGGGCTGTCTGGCGGCGTCGACTCTGCGGTCGCGGCAGCCATCGTGCACGAGGCGGTGGGCGATCAGCTGGTGTGCGTCTTCGTCGACCACGGCCTGCTGCGCGCTGACGAGCGCCGGCAGGTCGAAGAAGACTATGTGGCGGCGACGGGCATCAGACTGGTGACGGTGGATGCTCGCCAGCAGTTTCTCGACGCCCTCACGGGTGTCACCGAGCCCGAGACGAAGCGCAAGATCATCGGCCGCGAGTTCATCCGCACGTTCGAGAACGCCGCTGAGGCTCTCGTGCTCGAGGCGCAGGGCGACGGCGAGGCCGTCAAGTTTCTTGTGCAGGGCACGCTGTACCCCGACGTCGTCGAGTCTGGAGGCGGCACCGGCACGGCCAACATCAAGAGCCACCACAACGTCGGCGGCCTGCCCGACGATCTCGAGTTCGAGCTCGTCGAGCCCCTGCGCACACTGTTCAAAGACGAGGTTCGGGCGATCGGCCGCGAGCTCGGCCTGCCCGAAGCGATCGTGTCGCGCCAGCCTTTTCCCGGCCCTGGCCTCGGCATTCGCATCATCGGCGAGGTCACGCACGAGCGGCTCGAGCTGCTGCGTGAGGCCGACGCGATCGTGCGCGCCGAGCTCACGGCAGCGGGGCTCGACGCCGAGATCTGGCAGTGCCCAGTGGTCTTGCTCGCCGACGTGCGCTCGGTGGGAGTGCAGGGTGACGGGCGCACCTATGGGCACCCGATCGTGCTGCGACCGGTCAGCTCAGAAGATGCGATGACCGCCGACTGGACTCGCGTGCCATACGACGTACTCGCGCGCATCTCGAACCGCATCACGAACGAGGTCACCGGTGTCAACCGCGTCGTGCTCGACGTCACGTCGAAGCCCCCCGGCACGATCGAATGGGAATGA